Below is a genomic region from Pirellulales bacterium.
ATCGGACGCGGTGTGCGAATCATCAGCCCGGCCGTGCCAAAGCACACCAGGACCGCGAGTATCAACCGTGCTGTCGTAAACCCTTGCTCACCGCGCACAGCGTCACCGAAACGAGAAAGAAAGGAAAGCCCCGGCACGACATATTGTCGCAGCGGCGACCTAGCGCCTCTCTAAACAATCTATTCCCACCTCAGACGGTGGTCAATTTCAGGGCTCGCAGCAAAGCGCCCCCTTATTCCCGATCTGAGGCGCGCGTTCTGCCGGAAGATAAGTGGCTTCGCGACGCGATTTCAGTCCGTCAGAGATAACTTGCTTTTCCGAAAGGATGTTCACGGCTCGTCGTCCGACGGGCCTAAGAAGCAATCTCCGTGCAACCGACGAGTCAAGCAAACAACTAGCGATTAGCAGGCGGCGCAGGCACCCCCTCGATCGCCTCGGTCGTCGCGCCGTCGATCCTCTCCGGCGCCGCCACCGGCGCGGCCATGGGGGGTGGAAACCCCATCGCCACGTACAGGCGGAATTCGGCCTCGTTGTAGGCCACGATGCTCGTGACCAGTTGTTGCCGCGCGTCGACCAGCAAATCGACCATATTCAAGGCTTCGATCGGATGTCCCAGATTGGCGCGCGAGCGCTCGACCTCGCGTCGGAAGCCGTCTTCGGCAGTGGCCAGTCGCACTTGAGCGACTTTCACGGCCCGGAGCTGCGCGGCGGCGTCGGCTTTGGCACTGGCGACTTCATCGCGGATCTGGTTGATGATGATCGTGCGCTCAGCCGTGGCTTCGCCGCGCTGCGCGCGCCGCTGATTGCGCCAGGCGGCGTTCCCGGCGCCGGCGTTTTGCAACGTCCACAGGGCCATCACATCGAAATCCGAGCGGCCGGAAAAGGCGCCGAACAGCGGCGTCACGAACGGGCTGCCGCCGCCAAACGTGCCGCTACTGAACCCCAGGCCAACCGTCGGCAAAAGCGGGCGGATGCGTTCTTGCCGAAACCTTACATCGGCCGCGGCAACTTCGCTCGTCGCGGCCCCCACCTCGGGCCGGTAGCGCAGCGCAATCGAAACCAGCGAGGACAAGCTATCGTTCGGATCGACGACGCTGATCAGTGCCAGAGGCGCCGCAGGGGTGCGCAAGGCCAGCGAAGGATTCAATTGCAACAACTTTGAGAGCTGGGCGGACGCGACCGAGATCCTTCCCTCCGCACCTTGCGATAATCCGCGCAGTTGCAGCGCCGCCGAGCGCACGCGATTGGCGTCGGCGTTGAGCCCTTCGCCGACGCGCGCGAATTCGGCCGTCGGGCGCAGCACCGCCGCCATGTCCAACTCCGAGCGACGATAGGCCGCGAAGGACGCCTCGGCCCCGATAAGCTCCAGGTAGGCGGTCGTCACATCCAACAGAATCGAGTTATACGTCGCCCGAACGTTGAAATTGCTGGCATTCAGATCTTGCTGTGCGGCGAGCGGCATGTAAAACACGTCCGCCAGCGGCGCGAAAATCTGCACAGCCGGGATGCCGATCGTCTCGGCGGCCACGGTGCGCGCACCGCCACCCACGTAAAGTGCCTGCTGCTCGGGCACCGAAAGGATCTGGCCCGAAGACCGCTGCAAATTGCCATTATGGGCGTGGTAGTTGGTACCGGCGTTGAGATTCGGCACCGCGATCACGCTCGCCCGCAGCAGGTTGGCCAGATTCTCTTCGACCACTTGTCGGGCCAGCCCGATGGTTGGATTCTGCCGCGCCGCGAGGCGCCACGCCGAGGCGAAATCGATCAACTGCATTTCGTTTCCGCCGGCGCGGATCGATTCGTACTGCAGGGCCTGGCCGGTGAGCACTGCGTTTACAGCGCTCGCCGGCGCAGCGGGCGAAGTAGGTAGCGGGCCCCGGGCCGGCATGCCGGGCGGAGGCGCAGAAGCGTCGGGCGAAAACACTGGCGGCAACGGACGCACGACCGGCTGAGGAGCACCGCGCATCGCCTCGCTCCCACCCTCACTGTCAGCCGCAGCGGGCAAGCGGGGCGCAAGTACTAGCGCAAGCGCGAGCATCATGCTCAGCGCGCGCTGTCCGCCCGCTCGTCGTCCGGACGATGAATAGGATATGATTCGCGACAAGTTGTTACCGCAGGGCGAGCAACCGGACTGCGTGATCGGAAGCGGGCTGGTGAGGAGGTGGAACGAAGGGGAAGCACGAACGAAAGGCGTTTAGCGCGCCGCCGCAGGCGGCAGTGGGACCGGTTCGGCAGCCGCAGGAGCGGCATCTTGTGCCGGCGCCGCATTCTGGCCTGCTGGTGGATTCGCTCCCGCCGGACGGAGCGCATCGAGTGGCGCAGGACGGGCCAACATCGCGGCGCGCGGCTGCCCCAACGCGCAATACAGATTCACTTGCGCTTCGTTGAAGTCGATGATCGCGTTCAGGTAGTCGACGCGGGCGCGATTCCACAAACGCAAGTTATCCAACGTCTCGATGGGTAATCCTTCGCTATTGCGGGTACGAAGGAAATCCTCTTCGAAACCCGCGCGCCCTATCCGCGCCGCTTGTTCGTTCACGTAAACCTGGGCAAAGCGGGCGCGCGAGATCGCATAGGCCGAGGCGACATCGGCGCGCGCCTGGTTGAGCACGATCAGAAAGCGATAATCGTTCTGGCGCAGCCGAGCCTGGGCGGCGTTGATCAACGCCGCATTGCCGCAACCGCAATTCTGCAAGGGCCAGTACATGATTACGTCGAAGTCGTTGCGGCCGCTGAAATCGCCAAACCTCGGTCCGGTCGGATTGGGTGGAGTGTTCTCAGCCACGATGTTGCTGCCGCCGCCGAACGTACCGGCGCTAAATCCGACCAGCGTCGTCGGCGAAAATGGCAGCCATTGTGTACCGCGAAAGGCGAGAAATGTCTCGCGGATGGCGGCCCGCCGCTCGGCAAGATCCGGACGTTCGAGCATGGCGATGGCGATCAATTCTTGCAGAGGAATCGGTTCCGGCACGAGCGGAATCGGCACGACCCATTCGTCCGTGGCGTGCAGGCGCGTCGACGGATCGAGATTCAACAACTGGCACAGCCGCGCCGAAGCCACGAGCGCATTGCCTTCGGATTCCACCACGTCGACTTCGCGCTGTGCCAGTTCCGTCGCGGCACGGTCGGCGTCGGCCGGACGCCCCTCGCCGACGCGCGCGTAGTCGCGCGTCACCTTCGCGACCTTGGCCGTCTCGTCGCGCATTTGGATGTTCACGGCTCGCAATCCCTCGGCCCGTAACAATTCGTAGTAGGCGTTGCCGACGGCTTGCAGGATGTCGTTATTGGTTTGAAAGTTGGCAAATTCGCGCTCGCGGACGAGCTGGCGGGTTGTCAGAATTCCGAAGATCATGTTCGACGCGTTCACATTCCACTGCACGCCGGGAATGTTCACCGTGCCGGCGGCGACCGCATTGGCACCGGCTCCCACGTACAGCGCACTGCGGCTGACGCGCAGGATGTTGCCGTTGGATTGCTGCAACGGACCTGAATGGGCGTCGAAGTTCGTGCCGGCGTTCAAATTCGGCAGCAGTTGCGCCGCCGCAAATTGACGTATCGCCACGGCTTCGACCACCATCTGTCGCGCCAAGAACAGGTCCGGGTTGCGCAAGCCGGCCAGACGCACCGCGGCGGGCAGATCGATCGGCACGAACTGCGTCGAAAGCAAGGACGGCTGACCGGTGATGCTCCCCGGCGAGGGAATATCGGCCGGCGAGCTGGGGCCGGGTGGTTGCTGGCTCGGATCCGCCGTCGGATTCGGCAGCGGCACGACCTCGGATGCAGGCGCCCGCTGCACGACCGGGCGCACACTGGGCCGTGTCGTCTCACCCGGCGCGGCGGCAAATAGGAATGATCCGTCAAGCGAGCATATTCCCGCCACCAAAGCCACCAGGCGACAAACCCCGGCCGCTCGTCGTCGTGTGGGACGGCGCGAAGACGGTGCGCGCCGGCGCGTCGCGGAAACCAGTGAGACCGATCGCATTCCTTACGCCTTCGTAAATGAGGGCAGGCACAGCATATCGGTAAATATCGGGCCGCTCCGCACATCCGGCATATGCAGTCATTCCGCGCTCCACATGACCGGCACAACCTGAAAACCTTCTGGAAGACTGGGAAAGATCGAGGCGACTTTGACGCGGTCTGACGATGGCACGGCGTGCGCAAACTGCGACGTGTTGTCGTGCGGGCCTCGCCGAATCACCCCGTCGGACAAATGATTAGCCGCGAATGTCGATGCTAGGGCAGAATGTCAAAATGCATCCGCAGTGTTCATGCCGCCCGAGCGGCACCCGAAGGCATGAAAATATGCGTTGGCGGTTATGTTTCGACGTTGGCTTCCGGGCGATTTACTGAGCAGATTGCAGAGATTTCGCAGAGACGCAGCAAGCAGTCCGAAGTTACCCGCGAGTTCGTGGCGCTCAGCTCTTCGATCTGCGTTTATCTGCGAAATCTGTGGACGACTTCTTCATATTCTGCTTCCTTCGCGCAGCCAATCACGAGAAGTGCCAGCGATCACTCGTCGGCCATCGCCCGGCGCCGCCCCTCGGTGACGTCAACCATCGACGCCAGGCCGCCACCGACGAAGAAGAACACGAGCAAGCTCAAGATGGCCAGGTGGGGGCGGCCGGTCCACGCCAGGATCGAGCCGAAGAGAATCGGCCCGGCGAAACTGGTCGCCTTGCTCGACAGATTGAAGAAGCCAAAGAATTCGCCGCTGCGTTTGGCCGGCGTCATCAGACCCATGATCGCGCGGCTCACGCTTTGGATGCCCCCCATCACTAGCGCCAGCACGGCGCCCATGATCCAGAAATGCAACCGCGTGGTGATGAAAAACGCAGCCACGAGCCACCCAATGTAAACGACAATGCAACCCATCAGCGTCTGTTTTTCGCCCAGCTTGCCTGACAGCCAGCCAACGAACAAAGCACCGGGCATCGACACGAATTGAATCATCAGCACGACAAACACTAGTTCGCCGGCGCCGATGTGCAAAACTTCTTTGGCAAACACCGTGGCCTGCGTGATGATCGTGGCCACGCCGTCGTTGTAGATCAGGTAGGCGATCAGGAACAAGAAAAGCACGCGATAATGCCGCACTCCCTTGAGCGTGCCGGCCACTTCGCCGACGGCGCGTTTGGCGGTTTCCACAAGCGACTCCGATCCGGCGCGCGGCTGAACCCGATCGCGCAGCAGCAACAAGGTCGGCAAGCTGAACGCGCCCCACCAAAGCCCCATGATCAGCAGGCCGAGCTTCAGCCGCGGGATCATGATGGCGTCGCGCCCTTCGACTTTGTCCCCCTCGATAGGTCGCAGTCCGAATGCCAGGTTCTCCGGCAGTTCGGCGGCAGGTATCGCCTTGCTCTTCGCCGCGAGCGCTTCTCGATCGTAATTTTTGAACGTGTCTTTCGGCGTCACCCAGATCGAACCGGTCTCGGCACCCGAGTCTGGCGTGCCGAAGTCAAAAAGCAGAGGATGAGCCAATGCTGCGCCTTCGATCCGCACGCCGGCCAAAGAAGCCTGCTCGTCCTGTCCAGGCCCCTTCAGTTGCAGAAGTAACTCGCCCGCCGGCACCGCGACTTTGTGCATGACCGACAGCACCTCGCCGGCACTGGTGCGCTGCGATTCTTCGCGTTTTCCATTGAGCAGCACTTCGACCGGGCCGCGCGCGGCGCGCAGGTCTCCCAGCCACACGGTCACGTCATAATCACCCGGTGGCACGCCGACGGCGAAATCGATCTCGTGGCCGACGACACAGTCCCCTTCGAGATTCGACGGCAAACCCAAGCGGTCTCCGTATTGCACCACCAGCACGCCCACCAGTAGCGCCAGGCCGCCCCCGACATAGCCCATCGCGAAGCCGTAGGCTGAAACGCGATTCATCGACTTTTCGTCGGCGATCTCGGGCAGAAACGCGCAATACAAACCCCAGGCCAACTCGAAGGCAAGGGTTGTCGTGAAAAACAAGCCGACGAATATCCACGACATTTCCACCGGCAAGAAGAACATCGCCACGCTCGCGCCCGCGCCGGCCAGCGTACAGACCGAAAGCCAGAAGCGTTTGCTGGCGTGCGCATCAGCTACTGCTCCCAGCACGGGTGCGATCAGCGCCGCGAAAAAAGTCGAAATGCCGATGCCATAAGCGTAGGCCAGTTGCCCCGGCGGGCCCGGCAATACGACCTGCTGCAAGTACAGCATCAGGATCGTGATCTGGTACGTCGAATAGGCGCTATTCGCCCAGTCGTACATGCTCCAGGCGAAGATCTCGCGCCGCTTCACCGGCCGGCGAGCCGAGGACTTGATCTCGTTCGTACTCAAAGGCAACCGCCCCGACTCTCAATTATGGATCGCAACCGCCAAACCACGGCCGCCGCATTATGGTGCCTTTCCCCTGGACCGGGCAAGGCGGGTTTGTCTCCCGACTTCGGCGGCGCGTTGCCAGTCACGGCACCGCGAAGCGTATTGCGACGGCCCTTTGTCACGACTAGGCTGAAAACCGTAACCACCTGGTGCCGAGCGCATCCGACGCCTCACGCAAATCTCACGATCGATTGCGCTCTCGCGGGTAAATGCCATGACCAGTCGCGGCGTTGCTCGAATTGCTGTTTGCCCCTTGTTTATTGCGGTCGCGATCGCGCAGCCGGGCTGCGGCACCGCGCTCGATACGGCGCCGGCGGTCGGCAACGTTGGGCCGTCGACGGTCACCGTCCAGGTTCAGCACCCGACGCACAAAACACTCGCGCGCACCATCGCGCTGCCGGGCTACACCGAGGCTTTTGCTGAAACACCGCTGTACGCCAAACTCGCAGGTTATGTGGAGAAGCTGAACGTCGACATCGGCGATCGCGTCAGCGGGCCACGCCTGGACGGCGACGGAAAGCTGCTTTCACCCGGGCAGGTACTCGCCCGGCTTTCCGTCCCGGAACTCGACGACGAGCTGGCGCAGAAAAAGGCGCTGTTGGTGCAGGCCGACGCGCACCTCGAACAAGCCCAGGCGCAGATCAAGGTTGCCGAAGCCGCGGTTGCTACCGGCCGTGCGAACGTAGAATCGGCCGCGGCGCAAGAAGAACAATCCATCGCCGAACAGGAGCGTTGGAAAAGTGAATACGGACGGGTCGCTGAGCTGGGACGCAGCTCGGCGGTTCCCCAGAAGCTGGTCGACGAAACAAAGAGCCAGTTTCGCGCCGCCGAGAGCGCCCGCCGCGAGGCCGCTGCTAAGGTGCAGGCCGCCAAAACCGCGCTCATCGAGAATCAAGCGCTCGTCGACAAGGCCCGAGCTGACGAAAAGGCGGCCCAGGCCGCGCGGCAGGCCGCCGAAGCCGATCTGCACCGGACCGAAGCACTCGAGGAATACACGTTCATCCGCGCGCCGTTCGATGGGGTGGTTTCGACACGCAACATTGCCCTGGGCCATTTCGTACAGCCGATCCGTACAACCAAGGACTTGCCGCTCTTGGTCGTGATCCACGCCGATCCGCTGCGCATCTTCGTCGACGTGCCCGAGGTCGATGCTGGCGTGGTCGACGTGGGTGATCGCGTCGTCATGCAGATTCCTGCTCACGACGGGCGTAACATCGAAGCGGCGATCACCCGCACTAGCTGGGCCCTGGATAATGCCACGCGTGCGCTGCGTGCCGAGATCGACATCCCCAATCCCGACGGTCAGCTTCGCCCCGGAATGAAAGCCAACGTGAAGATCGTTCTTGGCGACCAGCACGGAGTCCTCGCCGTGCCGCGCGCCGCTGTCGTCACGCGCGATGGACAGAGCTACTGCTTCCTGGTGCGCGACGGCAAAGCGGTCGAGAGTTCGGTGAACATCGGGCTCGAATCCGGCACCGACGTCGAAATCCAGTCAGGCGTCACGCCCGACGATTTTGTTGTCGTCGCGGACGTGGCGAATTTGAAGAATGGCCAACCCGTCGCAATGGCCAACGATCCGGTAAAGCCTTAGCGTTCACGCGGGTCCGAAAGTCCAGCGATTTGTGCCATGCTATTTCGGCACAGCCGAATAGCATGCTTCGCAGGGGTCATTGCGCGGGAAGTGTCGAAACTAGCGCCCGATCGCGGCGGCCAGTCACGCATCTTCATGCACAAATACGTCCGCAGTGTTCATGCCGCCCGAGCGGCACCCGAAGGCATGAAAATATGCGTTGGCGGTTATGTTTCGACGTTCGCTTCCGGGCGATTTACTGAGCAGATTGCACAGATTTCGCAGATCATAAAAAGCGGTGAATGGAACCGGGCGTTTTCCATCTGCGTTCATCTGCGTAATCGGTGGATGAATTTCTGCAAGCCTCGCCGCCGAGCTTATCTCGAATAGCGCGCGATCGCGTCGCGATTCAACTCGATACCCAATCCTGGGCCCTGGGGAATTCGCAACATCCCCTCGGCGTCGAGCGCAAATGGCGTGCTAAGAATTTCTTCGATGTAGGGGACCCCTGTCTGGAACTCGACCCAGCGAGCGACCGGCAGCGAGGCGACAAGCGCCAGATCGGCCGCTACGCCAACGCCCGTATTCCACCCATGCGGCACGAGCAGCACACCGTGATCGTAGGCCATCCACCCCAGCCGCCGCGCTTCGCCCAGCCCACCGCATTTCGTGACGTCGGGTTGAATGATGTCGAGTGCCCGCTCGGTGATGAAGGGCAAAAAGGCTTGCCGGCGCGTGAGTACTTCGCCACTGGCCACGAGCACCGGCGAACTGGCCCGCAGCTCGCGAAACCCGGCGAGGTCGTCGGGCCGCAGCGCTTCTTCGAACCACACCACGCCATAATCGCCGAGCATGCGAGCTGTCTCGCGCGCCCAGGTCACACCGTGCGGCCAGAACTGTTCACTGCCGCCGGCATCGACCATCAGTTCGACGTCGTCGCCCACGGTGTCGCGCGCGGTCTTGATCAACACCTCGTCGAACTGCCGGCTTACACGGCCAAACGGCCGCCAGCCGAGCTTGATGGCACGAAACCCGCGTGCCCGCTGCGCGAGCAACTTCTCGCGCAACAAGGGCGGATCCTCGAACAGCATCGACGCGTAAGGCTTGATCCGATCGCGATAAACGCCGCCGAGCAGCCGCCCGACGGGTTGCCCCAGCGCCTTGCCGCACAGATCCCACAGGGCGATATCGATGCCGCTGATCGTGTGCTCGACGGAACCGCCGCGCCCCAGCCAGAACATCGACTGCCGCAGTTTTTCGGCCACGCGGTCGGGTTCGAGCCCGCTTTCGCCGATCAAATGCGGCCGCAACAGTGCCAGCGATCCTTCGACGAGTGCTTGCGTCGTATAGCAGCTGCCGATGCCGCTGATGCCCTCGTCGGTGTGCACCTCGACCAGCGTGTTGTATTGCACGTTGGGATCGGTGCCCCCCGGCCAGCCATGATCGTGGGTAGCGCCGCCCAGGGCGATCGTGACGACTTCAGTGATTTTCATGTGTCGAGCTGCGAGTTTCGTCGCTTATGCAAATGCCTTCTCACGGGCCTTTCTTGTCCGGAAGATTCTCGGACAGCGCCCGTTGTAACAGCTTTCTTTCGCGAGGATACTCAGAGCGGAGCGACCTTCGCAAGTTCATCGCCCACGGCCAAGAATTCCAACTCGAGGGCAATCCGATGACCAGCCGCGCCGCGACCGAATATCGTTACGAAAAGCTGACCTGGCCCGAGATCAACGACGCGGTGGAGATGGCCAAAGTCTGCATCCTGCCTTGCGGCGCCGTCGAGCAGCACGGGCCGCACTTGCCGCTGGACGTCGACCTGATCTGCCCAACGCAGATTGCCCTGGGCGCCGGGCGGGCGGCGCCCGACAAGGTGCTCGTGCTGCCCACCGTGGCCTACGGCTACACCGGGCACGTGATGGACTTTCCCGGCACGATCAACAACGATTTCGAGCACTTCATGCACCACGTGCTCGACATCACCAAGTCGCTGGCCTATCACGGCTTCAAAAAGATCGTGCTACTCAACGGTCACGGCTCGAACATGCCAAACCTCGACCTGGTCGCGCGGCGCACGAACCTGGAAACCGACGCCGAGTGCATTCTGGCGGCCTGGTGGAATCTGCTGACGGTTGACAAGGAGTTCCTGCCGCGTTGGCGGCAGAGCAAATTCCCCGGCGGCTGCGCACACGCCTGCGAGTTGGAAACGTCGCTGTATCTATATCTCGACGGCGACAACGTGCGGAAGGACCGCATTGAGGACGGGGAGATCAGCTTCAACCAGGAGAACAGCCCTTTCAATTGGGTCGACTTGTTCGCGGCCGGTCCGGCGACACTGATTTCTTGGACCAGCAGCTATTCGGATTCCGGCGTGCTGGGCCAGGCAAAATTGGCCACGGCCGAGAAGGGACGCGAAGCCTACGAAGAGGCGGTCAAGCAACTGACCCGCTTCGTGAACTACTTCCACGGCCGCCGCGCCGACCGCCGCCTGGACCGCCACCGCCGCCCACCGACCATGCCGATGCCGTGGGGACAGCGGCCGATCAAGTGAGCGAGTGGAAGGGTTTTGTGTCCCGCATTTCTTCTCCGTGCCTCCGTGTCTCCCGTGGTGCATCTCTTCTCTATAAAGCTTTCTCCGCGTTGCGGGCTCGCACCTCGGGAAGCGGGTAATCGATGATCGCCAGGCCTTCCTGCCCCGCAAGCTCGCGCAGACGGCGCCAGCCGCGCGTGACGAGGATTTCGCGCTCGCGCACGTAGGCCGGATCAAGCGAGCGCTTGTCGAACGCCCCCTCGGCCGCAACCGGGACAAACTCGTCGTCGACGATGAACTGCGCGAGCGCCGGGTTGCAGCGGATGTGCCGCTCGGCCGTGGTGTGCAGCGTCTCGGGATCGATCATCCCGATCACATAGCGCAGGTAGAGATCGCTATCGGTGATCTCTTCGACGTCGCCGCCGCAAATGTCGCACAGATAGCCTTCTTCGCATTTGGCCATGAATAGCGGGCAGTGGGCAGCAGGCGGAGGGCAGTACGAGTAATCAGTAGTCGGTAGTCAGCAAGCGCGAGCAGCTTGGCTGGGCTTTCTTCACCGTCCTCTGCCCGCCGCCCTCTGCCGACTAATTACAGTCCCAGCACGTCATTGATGCCGTAGAGGCCGATTGGCTTGCCAACCAGGAACTTCGCGGCCGCGAGCGCTCCGTGGGCGTAGCAGTCTCGGTTCGTCGCGCGCACGGCGATTTCCAGTGTCTCGCCCATGAGGCCGAAAATAATTGTGTGCTCGCCCGGGTTGTCGCCGGTGCGAATCGCGTGGTAGCCGATCTCGCCGTGCGGGCGTGCGCCGGGTCGTCCTTCGCGGCCGTGCTGCGCGTGCTCTTGTCCCATGATGCCGGCGATGATCTCGCCGAACTTGAGCGCGGTCCCGCTGGGGGCGTCTTCCTTGAAGCGATGATGCCGCTCAATGATCTCGACGTCGGCACCCGAGGTATGATCCTTAAGCGCGCCGGCGGCTACGCCGGACAGCTTCATGGCCAGGTTCACAGCCATGCTCATGCTGGGAGACCAGAGCAGCGGAATTTTCGTGGCCGCCGCTTTGACCTCGGTCAGTTGCTCGGCCGATAGGCCCGTCGTTGCGACGACCAGCGGCACTTTCTTTTCGCAGCAGACTTTTGCGATCGCGAGCGTCCCGGCGGGGCCGGAAAAATCGATGACCACGTCCGCCGGCACGTCGAGCTTATCTTTAAGTTCCACGCCAAGCGGGCCAGCCCCGGCGATCGCGCCGGCATCCTGGCCCACCTGCGGATGACCCGGCCGATCGATAGCGGCCACGATTTGCAAATCGGTAGAAGCTGCGGCCAGCGCAATCAAACGCTGCCCCATACGACCAGCGGCTCCGTGAATGGCAAGGCGAATCATAGTAGGCAGTCGGCAGAGGGCAGAGGGCAGTTAACAAAAGCAGACAAATCGGCCGTAGGCAGAGGCTATTTCGCGGGTGAGCAAGAGTTCTTCGCTGCCTGCTGCCCACTGCCGACTAACTATAAAGTTGTATCGCTTTGACGATTTCGTCGAAGTCGTTCGGCACGGCCACGGCGCGATTGGCATAGGCGGCGCGCTGCACGCCGCGGCTCCCCAGCACTTCGTTGAACTTGTCCTGGTCCGTGGTGTGATAGGCGACCGTGGCCGTCGGGTCCTTCAGCTGGTGACCGGTGAGGATGCAGACGACGCGTTCATTGGCGCCGATGATTCCTTCGTGCCGGAGCAGTCGCGCGCCGGCAACGCTGGCGGCGCTGGCCGGTTCGCAGCCTAGCCCGCCCGCGCCGACCTGCGCCTTGGCGTCCATGATCTCCTGGTCCGAGACCTCGCGAACAACCCCGTCGCACGTCTCCAAGGCTCGCAGGCACTTGTTCAAGTTCACGGGCCGATTGATCTCGATGGCACTGGCGATGGTCGATGCCCGGCGCCCGGCCTGATCGAGCTC
It encodes:
- a CDS encoding TolC family protein is translated as MRGAPQPVVRPLPPVFSPDASAPPPGMPARGPLPTSPAAPASAVNAVLTGQALQYESIRAGGNEMQLIDFASAWRLAARQNPTIGLARQVVEENLANLLRASVIAVPNLNAGTNYHAHNGNLQRSSGQILSVPEQQALYVGGGARTVAAETIGIPAVQIFAPLADVFYMPLAAQQDLNASNFNVRATYNSILLDVTTAYLELIGAEASFAAYRRSELDMAAVLRPTAEFARVGEGLNADANRVRSAALQLRGLSQGAEGRISVASAQLSKLLQLNPSLALRTPAAPLALISVVDPNDSLSSLVSIALRYRPEVGAATSEVAAADVRFRQERIRPLLPTVGLGFSSGTFGGGSPFVTPLFGAFSGRSDFDVMALWTLQNAGAGNAAWRNQRRAQRGEATAERTIIINQIRDEVASAKADAAAQLRAVKVAQVRLATAEDGFRREVERSRANLGHPIEALNMVDLLVDARQQLVTSIVAYNEAEFRLYVAMGFPPPMAAPVAAPERIDGATTEAIEGVPAPPANR
- a CDS encoding TolC family protein, encoding MAGICSLDGSFLFAAAPGETTRPSVRPVVQRAPASEVVPLPNPTADPSQQPPGPSSPADIPSPGSITGQPSLLSTQFVPIDLPAAVRLAGLRNPDLFLARQMVVEAVAIRQFAAAQLLPNLNAGTNFDAHSGPLQQSNGNILRVSRSALYVGAGANAVAAGTVNIPGVQWNVNASNMIFGILTTRQLVREREFANFQTNNDILQAVGNAYYELLRAEGLRAVNIQMRDETAKVAKVTRDYARVGEGRPADADRAATELAQREVDVVESEGNALVASARLCQLLNLDPSTRLHATDEWVVPIPLVPEPIPLQELIAIAMLERPDLAERRAAIRETFLAFRGTQWLPFSPTTLVGFSAGTFGGGSNIVAENTPPNPTGPRFGDFSGRNDFDVIMYWPLQNCGCGNAALINAAQARLRQNDYRFLIVLNQARADVASAYAISRARFAQVYVNEQAARIGRAGFEEDFLRTRNSEGLPIETLDNLRLWNRARVDYLNAIIDFNEAQVNLYCALGQPRAAMLARPAPLDALRPAGANPPAGQNAAPAQDAAPAAAEPVPLPPAAAR
- a CDS encoding MFS transporter produces the protein MSTNEIKSSARRPVKRREIFAWSMYDWANSAYSTYQITILMLYLQQVVLPGPPGQLAYAYGIGISTFFAALIAPVLGAVADAHASKRFWLSVCTLAGAGASVAMFFLPVEMSWIFVGLFFTTTLAFELAWGLYCAFLPEIADEKSMNRVSAYGFAMGYVGGGLALLVGVLVVQYGDRLGLPSNLEGDCVVGHEIDFAVGVPPGDYDVTVWLGDLRAARGPVEVLLNGKREESQRTSAGEVLSVMHKVAVPAGELLLQLKGPGQDEQASLAGVRIEGAALAHPLLFDFGTPDSGAETGSIWVTPKDTFKNYDREALAAKSKAIPAAELPENLAFGLRPIEGDKVEGRDAIMIPRLKLGLLIMGLWWGAFSLPTLLLLRDRVQPRAGSESLVETAKRAVGEVAGTLKGVRHYRVLFLFLIAYLIYNDGVATIITQATVFAKEVLHIGAGELVFVVLMIQFVSMPGALFVGWLSGKLGEKQTLMGCIVVYIGWLVAAFFITTRLHFWIMGAVLALVMGGIQSVSRAIMGLMTPAKRSGEFFGFFNLSSKATSFAGPILFGSILAWTGRPHLAILSLLVFFFVGGGLASMVDVTEGRRRAMADE
- a CDS encoding efflux RND transporter periplasmic adaptor subunit; its protein translation is MTSRGVARIAVCPLFIAVAIAQPGCGTALDTAPAVGNVGPSTVTVQVQHPTHKTLARTIALPGYTEAFAETPLYAKLAGYVEKLNVDIGDRVSGPRLDGDGKLLSPGQVLARLSVPELDDELAQKKALLVQADAHLEQAQAQIKVAEAAVATGRANVESAAAQEEQSIAEQERWKSEYGRVAELGRSSAVPQKLVDETKSQFRAAESARREAAAKVQAAKTALIENQALVDKARADEKAAQAARQAAEADLHRTEALEEYTFIRAPFDGVVSTRNIALGHFVQPIRTTKDLPLLVVIHADPLRIFVDVPEVDAGVVDVGDRVVMQIPAHDGRNIEAAITRTSWALDNATRALRAEIDIPNPDGQLRPGMKANVKIVLGDQHGVLAVPRAAVVTRDGQSYCFLVRDGKAVESSVNIGLESGTDVEIQSGVTPDDFVVVADVANLKNGQPVAMANDPVKP
- a CDS encoding mandelate racemase/muconate lactonizing enzyme family protein, whose protein sequence is MKITEVVTIALGGATHDHGWPGGTDPNVQYNTLVEVHTDEGISGIGSCYTTQALVEGSLALLRPHLIGESGLEPDRVAEKLRQSMFWLGRGGSVEHTISGIDIALWDLCGKALGQPVGRLLGGVYRDRIKPYASMLFEDPPLLREKLLAQRARGFRAIKLGWRPFGRVSRQFDEVLIKTARDTVGDDVELMVDAGGSEQFWPHGVTWARETARMLGDYGVVWFEEALRPDDLAGFRELRASSPVLVASGEVLTRRQAFLPFITERALDIIQPDVTKCGGLGEARRLGWMAYDHGVLLVPHGWNTGVGVAADLALVASLPVARWVEFQTGVPYIEEILSTPFALDAEGMLRIPQGPGLGIELNRDAIARYSR
- a CDS encoding creatininase family protein: MTSRAATEYRYEKLTWPEINDAVEMAKVCILPCGAVEQHGPHLPLDVDLICPTQIALGAGRAAPDKVLVLPTVAYGYTGHVMDFPGTINNDFEHFMHHVLDITKSLAYHGFKKIVLLNGHGSNMPNLDLVARRTNLETDAECILAAWWNLLTVDKEFLPRWRQSKFPGGCAHACELETSLYLYLDGDNVRKDRIEDGEISFNQENSPFNWVDLFAAGPATLISWTSSYSDSGVLGQAKLATAEKGREAYEEAVKQLTRFVNYFHGRRADRRLDRHRRPPTMPMPWGQRPIK
- the dapB gene encoding 4-hydroxy-tetrahydrodipicolinate reductase yields the protein MIRLAIHGAAGRMGQRLIALAAASTDLQIVAAIDRPGHPQVGQDAGAIAGAGPLGVELKDKLDVPADVVIDFSGPAGTLAIAKVCCEKKVPLVVATTGLSAEQLTEVKAAATKIPLLWSPSMSMAVNLAMKLSGVAAGALKDHTSGADVEIIERHHRFKEDAPSGTALKFGEIIAGIMGQEHAQHGREGRPGARPHGEIGYHAIRTGDNPGEHTIIFGLMGETLEIAVRATNRDCYAHGALAAAKFLVGKPIGLYGINDVLGL